In Zingiber officinale cultivar Zhangliang chromosome 1A, Zo_v1.1, whole genome shotgun sequence, a genomic segment contains:
- the LOC122017463 gene encoding uncharacterized protein LOC122017463, which produces MGARVNADGTNGGPLPAGSGGGGSSALRNSTDGTAAAAQALKHNPGLSIEWSAEEQATLEEGLSKYASETILICYAKIAMKLHDKTVRDVAMRCRWMTKKENSKRRKEEHNLARKSKDKKERVSDASAKALSYIGTRPNVPTYPPPMLPVDDDDIAYKDIGGRTGELLESNAEAFSKISANFTNLKIQDNINLFCQTLDNILSVLKDLTDMPEIMKQMPSLPVKLNEELAKSILPRPNM; this is translated from the exons ATGGGAGCCCGCGTGAACGCGGACGGGACGAACGGCGGTCCCTTACCTGCTGGAAGCGGTGGAGGTGGTTCATCAGCTTTAAGAAACTCTACCGATGGTACCGCGGCGGCGGCGCAGGCGCTGAAGCATAACCCTGGGTTGTCGATTGAGTGGTCCGCCGAGGAGCAGGCGACCTTGGAAGAAGGGCTTAGCAA GTATGCTTCTGAAACAATTCTGATCTGCTATGCAAAAATTGCCATGAAATTGCATGACAAGACAGTTCGTGATGTGGCTATGCGGTGTAGATGGATGACG AAAAAGGAGAACAGCAAGAGGAGGAAAGAAGAGCACAACCTGGCAAGAAAAAGCAAAGATAAAAAG GAGAGGGTTTCAGATGCTTCTGCAAAAGCGCTAAGCTACATTGGAACACGTCCTAATGTTCCTACATATCCACCGCCAAtgctcccagttgatgatgatgACATTGCTTATAAAG ATATTGGTGGACGAACAGGAGAGCTTCTTGAGAGTAATGCAGAGGCCTTCAGTAAAATATCAGCAAATTTTACTAACTTAAAG ATACAAGACAACATCAACCTGTTTTGCCAGACACTGGACAATATACTATCAGTCTTGAAAGA CTTGACCGATATGCCTGAAATAATGAAGCAGATGCCATCACTTCCAGTGAAGTTGAACGAAGAGCTTGCCAAATCGATCCTGCCAAGGCCAAATATGTAG